Part of the Jatrophihabitans sp. GAS493 genome, TGACCTGCCGCGCTTCGCGGAGCTGAGCCTGGTCGCCAGCGTGCAGCCCGAGCACGCCATGGATGACCGTGACGTCGCCGACCGCTACTGGGCCGGCCGAACCGATCGGGCCTTCATGCTGCGCTCCCTGCTCGATGCCGGAGCGATGATCGCGCTCGGCTCGGATGCTCCGGTGGCCCCTCTCGACCCGTGGATAAGTATCGCGGCGGCGGTGAGTCACAGCCGGGGCGGCCGTCCGAGCTGGCACCCGGAGCAGGAGATCACCTTCGACGAGGCGCTGGAGGCGTCGACGGCGGGTCCGGTGGTCGAGGGGGCGCCGGCTGACCTGGTGATCGTCGACCTGGATGCCTGGGGCGCCTCGGCCGAGCAGCTGCGTCACCTGCCCGTGACGGCGACCGTGCTCGGCGGCCGCTTCACCCACGACGCGCTGTGAGCCGGCAGCGGGGAGAGATCCTGGCATGTTCCGGATAGCGTTCGTCGAGCCGAAGATCCCGCCAAATACAGGGAATGCCATCCGCTTGGTGGCGGCCACCGGATGCGAGCTGCACCTGATCGGGCCGCTCGGCTTCGATCTCTCGGACGCGAAACTGCGCCGGGCGGGCCTCGACTACCACGACCTGGCCTCGGTCACCGTGCACGAGAATCTGGAGGCGGCCTGGCCGGTGCTGGCGGTGAATCCAGTGGCGCCGGAGCAGCCCGCCAGGACTTTCGCCTTTACCGGCAAAGCCGATCGCATCTATAGCGACGTCAGCTATCGGTCCGGGGACGTGCTGATGTTCGGTGCCGAACCCACCGGCCTGGCCGACGAGGTGCTGGCCGACCCGCGGATCACCGAGCTGGTACGAATCCCGATGCTGCCCGGCCTGCGGTCGTTGAACCTGGCCAACTGCGCGGCCTTGGTGACGTATGAGGCGTGGCGACAGAATGGCTTTGCCGGATCCAGCGATACCGGCCCACGGCCAACGCGAGAGTAAAGATGCGCGGGGGCGTCCGCAGTCACCACCTGCTCGTCAGCCCCCGCGCACCGTCTGCGGCGATCGCCACTCAGCGAGCACTCCACGCAGGGGCGCGGGGATGCTCGCTGAGGGCAGATCGTGTTGTTTCTACTTGGTATTGACGGTGATCTTGGCGACGCCGATCAGCAGGCCGCCCTTGACCGCGTCGGTGTTGAACGTCTTGTCCAGCAGCGTGGCGGCGTTCTCCGACATCAGCACCCGGGTGCCTTCGAGGATCGCGGTGTCACCCGAGGTCTCCAGTGGCTTGAGCGTCGTACCGTCCAGGTCGAAAAGCTTGGTGTGGGTGGCGGCTGTCTTGCCGTCAACTGCGACGTCCCCGTAGAGCGTGGAGTTGTTGCCCGGATCGATGTCGAAGTTGGTCAGATTCACGACGGTCGCGGTGGCACCGGTGCCCGCGGTGAGCGACAGACCCGAACCCATGTGCTCGATGTTGCCCTGAACGTAGGGCTTCACCGAACCAGGCGTGTAATACGTTACATTCCCGCCGGTGATCGGGAAGCTGATGGAGCCGTCGGCCAGCGTTGCGGTACCGACCGTTCCCGGCGTGAGCTTCAGCGTCGTCAGCGCGTCGGTGAAGCCCTTGTCCAACGCGACCGCGGTCGAGACGCCGGTGAGGCTTGGGATGGTAGCCACCGGCGCGGTCGAGAGAGCCGAGGACGGTGCCGCGGTGGTCGACGCGGCGGAGGTGCTGTCCGAGGAGCAGGCGGTGAGGCTGATCGCGCCGGCGGCGGCTAACACGGCTATGGTCGAGGCAATCTTCTTGGAAAACATTGAATCTTTCCTAACGTCGGTGATGACTGTCAGGAATAGATTCGAAGCTCAGCCCCGTATCGGTTTCACCTCAGCTACCGACGTAGTACTGATCGGCCGTCTCCAGCGCCTCGTCGAGCATCGCCAGTCCCGCACGGGCTTCGTCGGCGGTGATGGTGCACGGCGGCACGACGTGAGTCCGGTTGAAGTGCACGAACGGCCAGAGTCCCTTAGTTTTACAGGCCGTCATGAACTCGTTCATGGGTGCTGCGTCTGCGCCGGCGGCGTTGAAGGGGACGAGCGGTTCGCGAGTACTGCGATCCTTCACCAGTTCGAGCGCCCAGAACACGCCCAGCCCGCGCACCTCGCCAATGCTCGGGTGCCGTTCGGCCATCTCCCGCAGCGCCGGCCCGATGACGGATTCGCCTATTTCTCGGGCATTTTCGACGATGCGTTCCTCTTTGAAGATGTTGATCGAGGCTACGGCCGAGGCGCAGGCCAGCGGGTGCCCGCTGTAGGTGAGACCGCCGGGGAAGGGGCGCTCGGCGAAGGTGTCCGCGATGGCGTCGGAGATGATGACGCCACCGAGCGGCAGGTAGCCGGAGTTGACGCCCTTGGCGAAGGTGATGAGGTCGGGGGTGATCGACCAGTGATCGACGGCGAACCACTCACCGCAGCGGCCGAAGCCGGCCATCACCTCGTCGCTGATCATGAGGATCCCGTACTCGTCGCAGATCGCCCGCAGACCGGCGAGGTAGCCCGGCGGCGGGACGAGAATGCCATTGGTCCCGACCACCGTCTCGGAGATGATGGCGGCGATCGTCTGCGGTCCCTCGAGCTGGATCACCTGGCGCAGGTGGGCCAGCGCCCGCTCGGTCTCCTCCTCGGGCGTCTGGGCGTAGAAGGCTGAGCGGTACAGGTACGGCCCGAAGTAGCGCACCACCCCGGGGATTCCGGAGTAACCGAGCTCGTTGGCCCAGCGCCGTGGGTCACCGGTGAGGGCGATCGCGGCCGCGGTCGAGCCGTGGTAGCTACGGTAGGCCGACATCACCTTGGGGCGGCCGGTGTGGATGCGAGCCATCCGGATCGCGTTCTCGTTGGCCTCGGCACCGCCGTTGGTGAAGAAGACCTGGTTCAGGCTGCCGGGGGCCAGTTCGCTGATCAGCCGAGCCGCCTCGCTGCGGGACTCGTTGGCGAACGACGGGGCGATCGTGCAGAGTTTCCCGGCCTGTTCCTGGATGGCGGCGACCAGTTTCGGGTGCTGGTAGCCGATGTTGACGTTCACCAGCTGCGAGGAGAAGTCGAGATACTTCTTCCCCTCGTAGTCCCAGAAGTTCACCCCGAGGGCCCGTTCGATCGGCAGCGGGTCGATCTTGGCCTGCGCTGACCAGGAGTGGAAGACGTGCGCCCGGTCGTCGCGGCGGATCGTTGCCTCGAGAGCGGCGAGAGCGGCGAGAGCGGCCGAGTCGGTGGTGGTGGTCATGCGGGTCACCTTTCGTTACTCCGCTTTTGGCACAGCGACCGGGATAATCCCTGCAGCTGTGCCAAAAGCGTGGAGGTCGAGGGTCAGTGGTTGCGGGGGAAGCCGAGGTCGACGCTGGAGCTGGCCGGATCCGGCCACCGCGACGTGACCACCTTGCCCCGGGTGAAGAAGTTGACCCCCTCCGGCCCGTACATGTGGGTGTCGCCGAAGAGGGAGGCCTTCCAGCCGCCGAAGGAGTAGTACCCCACCGGCACCGGGATCGGTACGTTGATGCCGACCATGCCGGCCTCCACCTCGAACTGGAACTGCCGGGCCACCCCGCCGTCGCGGGTGTAGATGGCGGTTCCGTTGCCGTACGGGTTGTCGTTGATCAGCTCCAGCGCCTCGGCGTAGGTCTCGGCCCGCACGACGCAGAGGACGGGGCCGAAGATCTCGTCGGTGTAGACGCTCATCGCCGGCGTGACGTGATCGAGCAGCGTCACCCCGAGGAAGAACCCGTCGGTCGGGAGGTCGGCGTCCCGCCCGTCCACCACCACGGTGGCGCCGGAGGCGGCCCCGGCCTCGATGTAGGAGGAGACCTTGTCCCGATGCTCGCGGGTGATCAGCGGACCCATCTCCGAATCGGGGTTCGTGCCCGGGCCGATCTTCAACTTGGGCAGCCGCTCGGAGATCGCGTCGATGAGCGCGTCACCTACGCCACCGACGGCCACGGCGACCGAGATCGCCATGCAGCGCTCACCGGCCGAGCCGTAGGCGGCCGAGACAGCCGCGTCGGCGGCCATGTTCACGTCCGCGTCCGGGAGCACCACCATGTGGTTCTTCGCGCCACCCAGGGCCTGGACGCGCTTGCCGTTCGCGGTGCCGGTCGCGTAGATGTAGCTGGCGATCGGGGTGGAGCCGACGAAGCTCACCGCCTTCACCTGCGGGTTCGTGAGGATAGCGTCCACCGCCTCCTTGTCGCCGTTGAGCACGGTGAAGACGCCGTCGGGCAGGCCGGCCTCCTTCCAGAGCGCGGCGATGAACAGCGCACTGGACGGGTCCTTCTCACTCGGCTTGAGGACGAACGCGTTGCCACAGGCGATCGCGTTCGCGCACATCCAGAGGGGCACCATCGCCGGGAAGTTGAACGGCGTTATCCCGGCGACCACGCCCAGCGGCTGCCGGATGGAGTAGACGTCGATGCCGGTCGCGGCCTGTTCGGAGAAGCCGCCCTTGAGTAGCTGCGGGATGCCGCAGGCGAAGTCGACGTTCTCCATGCCGCGGGCGATCTCGCCGCCGGCATCCGAGAGCACCTTGCCGTGCTCGGCGGTGATGATCGCGGCCAGCATGTCGGCCCGGTCGTGCAGCAGCGCCCGGAACGCGAAGAGAATCTGTGAACGGCGGCTGAGCGAACTGTGGCGCCACTGCCGGGCCGCATCGGCCGCGCCGCTGATCGCGTGGTCGACCTCGGCCTTGCCGGCCAGCTCGACCTCGGCCGCGATCTCGCCGGTGGCCGGGTTGTAGACGGGGGAGGTGCGGGAACTCGGCGTCGAGCTGAGTCGGCCGTCGATCCAATGCGGGATGCGCGTTGTCATGAACAGAGATTACGTCCGCTCGGGCCACCGCCTCCAGCCCCGGACGGGTTACCCGCGCGTCATCCGGACCTCCGCCAGGCCGGTGTCCTCGTCGATCTTGGCGGTACCGTCCGGTGCGAATCCCTGCTTTCGGTAGAAGGCGATCGCCCGCGGGTTCGCCTCGAAGACCCACAGGTGGGCCGCCCGCTCACCGATCACCGCCTGCAGCAAGGTTTCGGCCAGGCCCGTACCCCAGTGCGCGCGAGCCAGATACAGGGTGATGAGTTCCAGCCCGCCGTCCTTGCTGCCGGAACTCGCCACCGCGACGAGTTCGCCACCGGTCTCGGCCAGCATGATCAGCCGCTCGCCGGCCAGGATCCGCTGCGCCCAGCGTTGCCGGCGCACCTGCACCGTCGTGCGGTCCAGGTAATCGGCGGAGACGATGCCCGCATAGGCGTCGTTCCAGGCCGCCGTCTGGAAGGCGGCCACTGCGCCCGCGTCGTCGAGGCCGGGCGGGCGGAGCCGGTAGTCGCTCATTCGCTCATTCTCAAGCAGTCGCCCGATCTGCAGCTGGGC contains:
- a CDS encoding tRNA (cytidine(34)-2'-O)-methyltransferase, with the protein product MFRIAFVEPKIPPNTGNAIRLVAATGCELHLIGPLGFDLSDAKLRRAGLDYHDLASVTVHENLEAAWPVLAVNPVAPEQPARTFAFTGKADRIYSDVSYRSGDVLMFGAEPTGLADEVLADPRITELVRIPMLPGLRSLNLANCAALVTYEAWRQNGFAGSSDTGPRPTRE
- a CDS encoding aspartate aminotransferase family protein, whose protein sequence is MTTTTDSAALAALAALEATIRRDDRAHVFHSWSAQAKIDPLPIERALGVNFWDYEGKKYLDFSSQLVNVNIGYQHPKLVAAIQEQAGKLCTIAPSFANESRSEAARLISELAPGSLNQVFFTNGGAEANENAIRMARIHTGRPKVMSAYRSYHGSTAAAIALTGDPRRWANELGYSGIPGVVRYFGPYLYRSAFYAQTPEEETERALAHLRQVIQLEGPQTIAAIISETVVGTNGILVPPPGYLAGLRAICDEYGILMISDEVMAGFGRCGEWFAVDHWSITPDLITFAKGVNSGYLPLGGVIISDAIADTFAERPFPGGLTYSGHPLACASAVASINIFKEERIVENAREIGESVIGPALREMAERHPSIGEVRGLGVFWALELVKDRSTREPLVPFNAAGADAAPMNEFMTACKTKGLWPFVHFNRTHVVPPCTITADEARAGLAMLDEALETADQYYVGS
- a CDS encoding CoA-acylating methylmalonate-semialdehyde dehydrogenase; its protein translation is MTTRIPHWIDGRLSSTPSSRTSPVYNPATGEIAAEVELAGKAEVDHAISGAADAARQWRHSSLSRRSQILFAFRALLHDRADMLAAIITAEHGKVLSDAGGEIARGMENVDFACGIPQLLKGGFSEQAATGIDVYSIRQPLGVVAGITPFNFPAMVPLWMCANAIACGNAFVLKPSEKDPSSALFIAALWKEAGLPDGVFTVLNGDKEAVDAILTNPQVKAVSFVGSTPIASYIYATGTANGKRVQALGGAKNHMVVLPDADVNMAADAAVSAAYGSAGERCMAISVAVAVGGVGDALIDAISERLPKLKIGPGTNPDSEMGPLITREHRDKVSSYIEAGAASGATVVVDGRDADLPTDGFFLGVTLLDHVTPAMSVYTDEIFGPVLCVVRAETYAEALELINDNPYGNGTAIYTRDGGVARQFQFEVEAGMVGINVPIPVPVGYYSFGGWKASLFGDTHMYGPEGVNFFTRGKVVTSRWPDPASSSVDLGFPRNH
- a CDS encoding GNAT family N-acetyltransferase: MSDYRLRPPGLDDAGAVAAFQTAAWNDAYAGIVSADYLDRTTVQVRRQRWAQRILAGERLIMLAETGGELVAVASSGSKDGGLELITLYLARAHWGTGLAETLLQAVIGERAAHLWVFEANPRAIAFYRKQGFAPDGTAKIDEDTGLAEVRMTRG